One part of the Prochlorococcus marinus str. MIT 9313 genome encodes these proteins:
- a CDS encoding ferredoxin--nitrite reductase: MVISSPAKQFLQGKKLNKIEQNKAFKDGLDVGDELENFAQLGWEQVDKTDLELRLKWYGMFWRPKTPGKFMLRLRIPNGVLNSHQIKVVASIVGRYGEDGSCDITTRQNLQLRGVLLSDLPEILKRLEEAGLNTIQSGFDNPRNVTGNPLAGIDPLEIVDTRPYTTELQNFLTNQGKGNHEFSNLPRKWNTAVAGARDNFLLHNDIIFHPVEHDGVMGFGVWLGGILSSQMNDYALPLNAWVKPNEICRLTGTILTLWRDNGERNNRPKGRFRMYLDSVGIEAFRTMVVEKFGPLTPDPGSVFEDKPRSFYGIHPQKQTGLHYAGMHVPVGRLNAEDLQDLASASLNYGSGEIRLTEDQNIILVGLSTTNLDKFQADPLLQRFPLEPGSIAAGTVSCTGNTYCSFALTNTKDQAMAMAHELDAELILPEEIKVHWTGCPNSCGQAYMGAIGLTGTKARAPNGGQGMVEAYDLSLEGRQGPDAQIGTLHRKGIPGSELKDVLRELLIERFGAQPRSQPKQNSDPFSNFMNWFSNLGENSSPSP, encoded by the coding sequence ATGGTTATTAGCTCTCCTGCGAAACAATTTCTACAAGGAAAGAAGCTCAACAAAATTGAGCAAAATAAAGCTTTTAAAGATGGCTTAGATGTTGGTGATGAACTTGAAAACTTTGCTCAGCTCGGTTGGGAACAGGTCGATAAAACAGACCTCGAACTGCGCCTGAAATGGTATGGAATGTTCTGGCGACCCAAAACCCCTGGCAAGTTCATGCTACGGCTAAGGATACCCAATGGTGTTCTCAATAGCCACCAAATAAAAGTAGTGGCCTCAATCGTGGGTCGCTACGGAGAAGACGGCAGTTGCGACATCACAACACGCCAAAACCTACAGCTTCGTGGTGTTTTACTGAGTGATCTTCCCGAAATCCTCAAACGTCTTGAAGAGGCAGGTCTCAACACAATCCAATCAGGTTTTGATAACCCACGCAATGTCACAGGAAATCCACTGGCTGGGATTGACCCTCTTGAAATTGTTGATACTCGCCCATACACAACTGAACTACAAAATTTCCTGACGAATCAAGGAAAGGGAAACCATGAATTCTCCAACCTTCCCCGCAAATGGAATACGGCAGTTGCAGGGGCCCGCGATAATTTCCTGCTCCATAACGACATCATCTTCCATCCAGTGGAACACGATGGGGTGATGGGTTTCGGCGTCTGGCTCGGAGGGATCCTCTCCTCGCAGATGAATGACTATGCGCTGCCTTTAAATGCCTGGGTTAAACCCAATGAAATCTGTCGGCTCACCGGCACTATTCTAACGTTATGGCGAGATAACGGTGAGCGCAACAATCGCCCTAAGGGCAGGTTTCGCATGTACCTCGACAGCGTGGGCATCGAAGCGTTTCGCACCATGGTGGTGGAAAAATTTGGACCGCTAACACCTGATCCCGGTTCTGTATTTGAAGACAAGCCACGCTCTTTTTACGGAATCCACCCTCAGAAACAAACAGGGCTTCACTACGCCGGCATGCATGTACCGGTTGGACGATTAAACGCAGAAGATCTTCAGGATCTTGCTAGCGCCAGTCTTAACTATGGCAGTGGTGAAATTCGTCTTACAGAAGACCAGAACATCATTTTGGTGGGGCTATCAACTACCAACCTCGACAAATTTCAAGCTGATCCACTGCTACAGCGTTTTCCACTTGAGCCCGGTTCCATTGCCGCCGGCACTGTCTCCTGCACAGGAAATACGTACTGCAGCTTCGCCCTTACAAACACCAAAGATCAGGCCATGGCAATGGCACATGAACTGGATGCAGAACTCATCCTCCCTGAGGAAATAAAAGTCCATTGGACTGGCTGTCCCAACAGCTGTGGCCAGGCCTACATGGGCGCAATCGGCCTCACAGGAACCAAAGCCCGTGCACCGAACGGGGGCCAAGGCATGGTTGAGGCCTATGACCTCAGCCTTGAAGGCAGGCAAGGGCCGGATGCCCAAATCGGAACACTGCATCGCAAAGGCATTCCTGGCAGCGAACTGAAAGACGTTCTGCGGGAATTACTGATCGAACGCTTCGGTGCTCAACCTCGTAGCCAACCGAAGCAAAACAGCGACCCTTTCTCAAACTTCATGAACTGGTTCAGCAATTTAGGCGAAAACAGCAGCCCATCCCCTTGA
- a CDS encoding formate/nitrite transporter family protein encodes MDYVLPNELVDGMITAGGKKSSVSIKNLLVRGFYSGAILGLATCLAITVGVQSGMPFLGSVLFPFGFASIVLFGMELVTGNFALLPMATWAGKSTWQATFRNWIWVWIGNFIGCALVALLLATSLTSAGTVEPLAAADGGKGWAVIAAKIMALNKANVVAKYQDLGSTGFFLAFLRGMIANWLVCLGVTMALVSKSVPGKILACWLPITAFQTMGMEHIVVNMFLHTAGPMLGSGVSFGQVIVWNFIPVTLGNIIGGMVFIGMLFYSTHRTQMSNVLPTVHDEKLERELAAELGAR; translated from the coding sequence ATGGACTACGTCCTGCCCAATGAACTCGTCGACGGCATGATTACTGCCGGCGGAAAAAAATCCAGTGTCAGCATTAAAAATCTGCTGGTACGTGGTTTCTATTCAGGAGCGATTCTTGGCCTAGCCACCTGCTTAGCCATCACCGTAGGAGTCCAGTCTGGAATGCCATTTCTAGGCTCCGTTCTCTTCCCCTTTGGGTTTGCCAGCATCGTGCTCTTCGGCATGGAGCTAGTCACAGGCAACTTCGCCTTATTGCCAATGGCAACCTGGGCAGGGAAAAGCACATGGCAAGCAACCTTCCGCAACTGGATATGGGTTTGGATTGGCAATTTCATCGGCTGTGCATTGGTGGCTCTATTACTCGCCACAAGCCTGACCAGCGCAGGCACAGTTGAGCCACTTGCGGCAGCCGATGGGGGCAAAGGTTGGGCCGTGATTGCCGCCAAGATCATGGCACTCAATAAGGCCAATGTCGTGGCCAAATATCAAGACCTAGGCAGCACTGGTTTCTTCCTCGCGTTCCTACGCGGCATGATTGCCAACTGGCTGGTTTGTCTTGGGGTCACGATGGCCTTGGTAAGCAAGAGCGTTCCAGGAAAGATCCTGGCCTGCTGGCTGCCGATCACAGCATTCCAAACCATGGGAATGGAGCACATCGTGGTGAACATGTTCCTGCACACCGCCGGACCCATGCTTGGTTCAGGAGTTTCTTTTGGCCAGGTAATCGTTTGGAACTTCATTCCAGTCACCCTCGGCAACATCATTGGCGGGATGGTGTTTATCGGCATGCTCTTCTACAGCACCCATCGCACCCAAATGAGCAACGTACTGCCGACGGTTCACGATGAGAAGCTGGAACGTGAACTCGCCGCCGAACTAGGCGCACGCTGA
- a CDS encoding anthranilate phosphoribosyltransferase family protein has translation MTTERSNEFRQSIVTTCPELSGRERFKAHLRKVGSGEQTSRGMSREESADALHLILTAQASPAQIGAFLIAHRIRRPEPQELAGMLDTYRVLGPKLKSANGQKRPICFGMPFDGRKRTAPIYPLTALVLLNAGQPVVLQGGQRMPIKYGVTTEELFKALGLQLQGLSIANLEAGFQQHGLALIYQPDHFPLAESLISYRDDIGKRPPVASLELLWTAHQGKHLLVSGFVHPPTEERAWKALALAGETNLVTVKGLEGSTDLPISRACITSRVQNGKPERLILHPRNHGCFSQDVEWSNLTEWSEQAMEALHNRGPLSQPLLWNAGTYLWLAGLADNLDEGIAHAEKCLQSGLAQTTLEQLIAWRETII, from the coding sequence ATGACTACAGAAAGATCCAATGAGTTCCGGCAATCAATCGTGACCACATGCCCCGAATTATCCGGCCGTGAACGCTTCAAAGCCCACCTCAGGAAGGTGGGAAGTGGAGAGCAAACCAGTCGTGGCATGAGCCGTGAAGAATCGGCTGATGCCTTGCATCTCATCCTTACAGCCCAAGCCAGCCCTGCTCAAATTGGCGCCTTCCTCATCGCCCATCGCATTCGTCGACCCGAGCCCCAGGAACTCGCCGGCATGCTCGATACATACAGAGTGCTTGGACCCAAACTGAAATCAGCCAATGGCCAGAAACGACCCATTTGCTTTGGCATGCCATTCGACGGCCGCAAGCGAACAGCCCCGATTTATCCGCTCACAGCACTGGTCCTACTCAACGCTGGTCAACCCGTCGTCTTGCAAGGGGGGCAGCGTATGCCAATCAAATATGGCGTCACCACAGAAGAGTTATTCAAAGCCTTAGGGCTACAACTCCAAGGCCTATCAATAGCAAACCTAGAAGCTGGCTTTCAACAACATGGTCTGGCACTGATTTACCAGCCAGATCACTTCCCGCTAGCCGAAAGCTTGATCAGTTATCGCGACGACATCGGCAAGCGACCGCCTGTGGCCAGTTTGGAGCTGCTTTGGACAGCACATCAAGGAAAGCATTTGCTCGTCAGCGGCTTCGTGCATCCCCCCACAGAAGAGCGGGCCTGGAAAGCCCTTGCGCTAGCAGGTGAAACAAATCTCGTGACTGTGAAAGGGCTCGAAGGAAGCACAGACCTTCCCATCAGTCGAGCTTGCATCACATCCCGAGTTCAAAATGGCAAGCCAGAACGACTCATCCTCCACCCCCGTAACCATGGCTGCTTTAGCCAAGACGTTGAGTGGAGCAACCTGACGGAGTGGAGCGAGCAGGCAATGGAAGCTCTGCACAATCGCGGGCCATTAAGTCAGCCCCTCCTCTGGAATGCTGGTACCTACCTATGGTTAGCTGGCCTAGCCGACAACCTCGATGAAGGTATCGCTCATGCTGAAAAGTGTCTGCAATCAGGCTTAGCCCAAACCACGCTTGAGCAGCTCATTGCTTGGAGAGAAACCATCATTTGA
- a CDS encoding GNAT family N-acetyltransferase, which produces MTCRRLRPLTKTDHFVVREIYADAIESQGGGLYSPVQISAWAALAWLPGVLDRPLIEGRGWLSLENDEVEAFALRYPSDRLALLYCRGRSARCGHATALLEQVEAEALQEGELILVTEASLCSHPLLLKWGWIEMSKEVIQIGGVSFDRYRMAKNLQARFK; this is translated from the coding sequence GTGACTTGTCGCCGCTTAAGACCCCTTACAAAAACTGATCATTTTGTTGTCAGGGAGATTTATGCCGATGCGATTGAATCTCAAGGGGGAGGCTTGTATTCCCCTGTTCAGATCAGTGCTTGGGCAGCCTTGGCTTGGTTACCAGGAGTTCTGGATCGGCCACTGATTGAAGGACGAGGTTGGTTGAGTCTTGAGAACGACGAGGTTGAGGCTTTCGCTCTTCGTTATCCCTCTGATCGTTTGGCGTTGCTGTATTGCCGGGGCCGGTCTGCTCGTTGTGGCCATGCCACTGCGTTGCTTGAACAGGTAGAAGCTGAAGCCTTGCAGGAAGGAGAGCTAATCTTGGTGACGGAAGCCAGTTTGTGTAGTCACCCTTTGCTGTTGAAGTGGGGCTGGATTGAAATGTCTAAGGAAGTGATTCAGATCGGAGGTGTGAGTTTCGATCGTTATCGCATGGCGAAAAACCTACAGGCTCGCTTCAAATGA
- a CDS encoding tetracycline resistance MFS efflux pump translates to MASSLYGIVTFILTHSQLRRPQIPIFLCAFVTLLNDRLGETLLLPLLPYLPGRFTDSGTILGLLGGTYALAQFVVAPLIGALSDRFGRKPILTACVAGSVVGLGLFAITVWIDWNILPAAWIGIVPLILLFSARIIDGVSGGTASSATAVLADISTPESRAKAFGLIGVAFGLGFILGPYIGGRLAEINIALPGIAATAFAVANLLLVIYILPETHPPAARNSLPSKRQLNPITQLAQIFANPLVSRLCFAFFLFFMAFNGFTAVLVLYLKQAFSWTVGLAGLTFAVVGVIAMVVQGLLIGPLVKSFGEWRLTIAGVGFVIAGCLLLPMASQQNSISVVFTAVSVLALGTGLVVPCLRALVSRRLDNAGQGAVLGSLQGLQSLGTFLGAAAAGFAYDQIGPRSPFWLAILVLTGVVALVAGGPPASTSNTTIKQS, encoded by the coding sequence ATGGCGTCAAGTCTCTATGGGATCGTGACATTCATCCTGACTCATTCCCAATTGCGCCGACCACAGATTCCCATCTTTCTCTGTGCCTTTGTCACTCTGTTGAACGATCGCCTAGGTGAAACCCTCTTACTGCCATTACTTCCATACCTCCCAGGACGCTTCACAGACAGCGGCACAATCCTGGGGCTACTTGGAGGTACTTATGCATTGGCTCAATTCGTCGTGGCTCCCCTAATTGGAGCTCTCAGTGATCGTTTTGGCCGCAAACCAATTTTAACCGCTTGCGTTGCTGGCTCAGTAGTAGGCCTTGGCTTATTCGCTATCACAGTATGGATTGACTGGAACATACTTCCAGCCGCTTGGATCGGCATTGTTCCCCTGATCCTTCTCTTCTCAGCAAGAATCATCGATGGCGTTAGCGGTGGAACAGCAAGTAGCGCCACAGCAGTGCTTGCCGACATCTCAACACCTGAGAGCCGAGCAAAGGCATTCGGCCTGATTGGCGTTGCATTCGGCCTCGGGTTCATCTTGGGCCCTTATATCGGTGGCCGCTTAGCAGAGATCAATATTGCTCTACCCGGGATAGCCGCCACAGCCTTCGCCGTCGCGAACCTGCTTCTTGTGATCTATATCCTTCCCGAAACACACCCGCCAGCAGCTCGCAATTCCCTACCAAGCAAAAGACAACTCAACCCGATCACCCAGCTAGCACAGATCTTTGCCAATCCATTAGTAAGCCGCCTTTGTTTCGCCTTCTTCCTGTTCTTCATGGCATTCAACGGTTTCACAGCTGTGCTGGTGCTTTACCTGAAGCAAGCCTTTTCATGGACAGTCGGTTTAGCGGGCCTGACCTTTGCAGTTGTAGGCGTGATCGCAATGGTGGTTCAAGGGCTGCTCATCGGTCCACTGGTTAAATCCTTCGGCGAATGGCGGCTCACCATTGCTGGCGTTGGCTTCGTCATTGCAGGCTGTCTGCTATTGCCCATGGCCAGTCAGCAGAATTCGATTTCTGTTGTATTCACTGCCGTATCGGTACTAGCCCTTGGCACAGGTCTAGTAGTGCCATGCTTGAGAGCCCTCGTCTCGAGACGCCTCGACAACGCAGGCCAAGGGGCAGTACTCGGTAGCCTTCAAGGCCTGCAGAGTCTAGGGACCTTCCTTGGGGCAGCGGCTGCAGGATTCGCCTACGACCAAATAGGCCCTCGCAGTCCCTTCTGGCTGGCCATCCTCGTACTAACGGGAGTTGTTGCCCTTGTTGCAGGAGGCCCACCTGCAAGCACAAGTAACACAACAATCAAACAATCATGA
- the ppk1 gene encoding polyphosphate kinase 1 — MSNPAVASEHYINRELSWISFNERVLAQALDTRTPLLEQAKFSAIFSNNLDEFFMVRVASLKAQVEAGITKTSADGLTPLQQLLTIRDHLVPLIEQQQDHYRKHLKNQLVEHGVHLLDYEQLNPKERLWIDNYFQTAIFPVLTPLAVDQAHPFPFVSNLSLNIATLILDPETGQQQFARVKIPQKTIPRFVEIPPDLSGINPKPVHTAVPLEQVVAFNLKLLFPGMKIEEHYFFRVTRDADLELRDLEADDLMSAMEQGLHKRRMGGEVVRLEVTNEMPQRVVEMLIEGMAVEEKDLYRIEGLLGLDDLFGLMRLPLEQLKDQPHIGLTAKVLSRSQRRMLEDESIKEEEFKSIFSVIRRKDILLHHPYELFATSVEEFINQAADDPLVMGIKITLYRTSKDSPIIAALIRAAEHGKQVMALVELKARFDEGNNIQWARHLERSGVHVVYGVLGLKTHTKTILVVRKEKERLRSYVHIGTGNYNSKTSRLYTDLGLLSARPELSQDLVELFNYLTGFSKQQSFRRLLVAPVTLRKGMESLILREIEHAREGRGGHIRAKMNALVDPAIISLLYEASQVGVRIELIIRGMCCLYPGRKGFSENISVISIIGRFLEHSRIFWFANDNNPEVYIGSADLMPRNLDRRVEAITPIEEPEQKEHLERLLNLYLNDNREAWDMQSDGSFLQRQPNPNSEEHRAQQQLINLWQQGIPAA; from the coding sequence ATGAGTAATCCAGCAGTAGCTTCGGAGCACTACATCAACCGAGAGCTCAGCTGGATCTCCTTCAACGAAAGGGTCCTTGCTCAGGCACTGGATACGCGCACCCCGCTGCTGGAACAAGCCAAGTTCAGTGCCATCTTCAGCAACAACCTCGACGAATTCTTCATGGTTCGCGTGGCCTCCCTCAAAGCACAAGTGGAAGCCGGCATTACCAAAACCAGCGCAGACGGTCTAACCCCTCTTCAGCAGCTCCTCACGATCCGAGATCACCTTGTTCCTCTCATCGAGCAACAACAAGATCACTACCGTAAACACCTCAAAAACCAGCTAGTCGAGCATGGTGTTCACCTACTCGACTATGAGCAACTCAATCCAAAAGAACGCCTCTGGATTGACAATTATTTCCAAACAGCCATTTTCCCGGTGCTGACACCACTAGCCGTGGATCAAGCCCATCCCTTCCCTTTCGTTAGCAATCTCAGCCTCAACATTGCGACCCTGATCCTCGATCCGGAAACAGGCCAACAACAATTCGCCCGGGTCAAGATTCCACAAAAAACGATCCCTCGGTTTGTAGAGATACCTCCTGATCTAAGTGGCATCAATCCCAAACCAGTTCACACAGCAGTTCCATTGGAGCAAGTGGTGGCCTTCAACCTCAAATTGCTCTTCCCCGGGATGAAGATTGAAGAGCACTACTTCTTCCGAGTCACCCGCGATGCCGACCTTGAACTCAGGGACCTAGAAGCCGACGATCTCATGAGCGCCATGGAACAAGGCCTGCATAAGCGGCGGATGGGCGGAGAAGTGGTGAGACTCGAAGTGACAAACGAAATGCCCCAGAGAGTCGTTGAGATGCTGATTGAAGGTATGGCTGTTGAAGAAAAAGACCTTTATCGCATCGAGGGACTACTAGGCCTCGATGATCTATTCGGTCTCATGCGTTTACCTCTGGAACAACTCAAAGACCAACCCCACATTGGCCTGACCGCCAAAGTTCTCTCCCGCAGCCAGCGCAGAATGCTTGAAGACGAATCAATCAAAGAAGAAGAATTCAAAAGCATCTTCTCGGTGATTCGCCGCAAAGACATTCTCCTTCACCACCCATACGAACTGTTCGCGACCTCTGTAGAGGAATTCATCAATCAGGCAGCAGACGATCCCCTAGTCATGGGAATCAAGATCACGCTCTATCGGACATCTAAGGATTCCCCAATCATTGCGGCCCTGATTCGTGCAGCCGAACACGGAAAGCAGGTCATGGCTCTGGTTGAACTCAAGGCACGCTTCGATGAAGGCAACAATATTCAATGGGCCCGTCATCTAGAACGATCTGGCGTTCACGTTGTCTATGGCGTTTTAGGACTAAAAACCCACACAAAAACCATCTTGGTCGTTCGCAAAGAAAAAGAGCGCCTACGCAGCTACGTGCACATCGGCACAGGGAACTACAACTCGAAGACATCACGTCTCTATACCGATCTTGGTCTGCTCTCTGCAAGACCGGAACTCAGCCAAGATCTAGTCGAGCTATTCAATTATCTCACTGGCTTTTCAAAGCAACAAAGCTTCCGTCGACTGCTGGTGGCACCTGTCACCCTACGCAAGGGAATGGAATCACTCATCCTCCGCGAAATCGAACACGCCCGCGAAGGTAGAGGCGGACACATCCGCGCCAAGATGAATGCTCTGGTGGATCCAGCCATCATTAGCCTGCTCTACGAAGCTTCCCAAGTTGGAGTTCGTATCGAACTGATCATCCGCGGTATGTGCTGTCTCTACCCAGGACGAAAAGGATTCAGCGAAAACATCAGCGTGATCAGCATCATCGGCCGGTTCCTGGAACACTCCCGTATCTTCTGGTTTGCCAATGACAACAACCCAGAGGTTTATATCGGCAGCGCAGACTTGATGCCTCGAAACCTAGACAGACGCGTGGAAGCCATTACTCCAATTGAAGAACCAGAGCAAAAGGAACACCTAGAGCGACTGCTGAACCTCTACCTAAACGACAACCGCGAAGCATGGGATATGCAGAGCGATGGCAGCTTTTTACAGCGCCAACCCAATCCCAATAGTGAAGAACATCGTGCACAGCAACAGCTGATCAACCTTTGGCAACAAGGCATCCCAGCAGCGTGA
- a CDS encoding RpoD/SigA family RNA polymerase sigma factor — translation MGIPLESAKGASLTPSSEVVLPSTSKQRSETANRAGRNGQASRNQNRQGGRLGTDAIGFYLSSIGRVPLLTAAEEIELAHHVQAMKELLELPEQDQTPRQRHKIRMGKRARDRMMSANLRLVVSVAKKYQNQGLELLDLVQEGAIGLERAVDKFDPAMGYKFSTYAYWWIRQGMTRAIDNSARTIRLPIHISEKLSKMRRISRELSHRFGRQPNRLELAHAMGIQPQDLEDLIAQSAPCASLDAHARGEEDRSTLGELIPDPDGAEPMEGLDRSIQKEHLGGWLSQLNEREQKILRLRFGLDGEEPLTLAEIGRQISVSRERVRQLEAKAILKLRMMTNHQQAA, via the coding sequence ATGGGGATCCCTCTGGAATCTGCGAAGGGTGCTTCACTCACGCCTTCGTCAGAAGTTGTATTACCGTCTACATCTAAGCAACGTTCAGAAACAGCGAATCGAGCTGGCCGTAACGGGCAAGCATCCCGTAATCAAAATCGCCAAGGTGGACGTTTGGGTACTGATGCGATCGGGTTCTACCTGAGCAGCATTGGACGCGTGCCTTTGCTGACCGCAGCTGAGGAAATTGAGCTTGCCCACCATGTGCAAGCGATGAAGGAATTGCTGGAGTTACCAGAGCAAGACCAAACGCCACGACAACGCCACAAAATTCGCATGGGCAAACGCGCCCGTGACCGCATGATGTCAGCCAACCTCCGGCTCGTGGTAAGCGTTGCCAAAAAATATCAAAATCAGGGCCTTGAACTCCTTGACCTAGTCCAAGAAGGAGCCATTGGTCTCGAACGTGCTGTCGACAAGTTCGATCCAGCCATGGGTTATAAGTTCTCCACCTACGCCTATTGGTGGATTCGTCAAGGGATGACCAGGGCCATCGACAACAGTGCCCGCACCATCCGTCTACCCATCCACATCAGCGAAAAACTCTCCAAGATGCGACGCATCTCAAGAGAGCTTTCCCATCGCTTCGGCCGTCAACCAAATCGATTGGAGTTAGCCCATGCCATGGGTATTCAACCCCAAGACCTTGAGGATCTCATCGCTCAAAGCGCTCCTTGCGCATCCCTCGATGCCCATGCCCGCGGAGAAGAAGACCGCAGCACCCTAGGTGAACTGATCCCCGACCCCGATGGGGCCGAACCAATGGAAGGCCTAGATCGCAGCATCCAAAAGGAACACCTAGGAGGTTGGCTATCTCAGCTCAATGAACGTGAACAGAAAATCCTGCGCTTGCGCTTCGGTCTAGATGGTGAAGAACCACTGACCCTCGCTGAAATCGGGCGGCAAATCAGCGTCTCACGAGAACGCGTACGACAGTTGGAGGCCAAAGCCATTCTCAAGCTACGGATGATGACCAACCATCAACAAGCTGCATGA
- a CDS encoding diacylglycerol/polyprenol kinase family protein, which yields MLSAAVVCRVRWPNQRELSRKIVHIGTGPVIPLAWWLGIPSDWAIPMAILITIGILINHRWRLLPAIEDVNRHSYGTVAYALTITLLLIFFWPENAAAVCSGVLVMAFGDGLAGLIGRKVRSPNWLIWGQRKSIAGTLTMAVITLIILFTLSLLIDASFHPLRIFAVTGLAVGLEQLSRWGIDNLTVPIGVAVAWSWMTAI from the coding sequence GTGCTTTCAGCTGCTGTGGTTTGCAGGGTCCGCTGGCCTAACCAACGAGAACTAAGTCGCAAGATCGTTCACATCGGTACTGGCCCAGTGATCCCTTTGGCCTGGTGGCTCGGGATCCCATCGGATTGGGCGATCCCAATGGCAATTCTCATTACCATTGGGATCCTCATCAACCACCGCTGGCGCTTACTACCAGCTATTGAAGACGTCAATCGACATAGCTACGGCACAGTGGCATACGCTCTAACAATCACCCTGTTGCTAATTTTCTTCTGGCCAGAAAATGCTGCAGCGGTCTGCTCCGGAGTGCTTGTGATGGCTTTCGGCGATGGGTTAGCTGGCCTCATCGGTCGCAAAGTACGCTCACCCAATTGGTTGATATGGGGTCAACGCAAATCAATCGCAGGCACTCTTACCATGGCTGTGATAACCCTCATCATTCTGTTCACTCTAAGCCTGCTCATTGACGCTAGCTTCCATCCCCTACGCATCTTCGCCGTCACAGGCCTTGCCGTTGGACTAGAGCAACTAAGTCGCTGGGGTATCGACAACCTCACTGTGCCGATAGGAGTTGCAGTCGCCTGGTCATGGATGACAGCAATCTAA
- a CDS encoding 3-deoxy-7-phosphoheptulonate synthase: protein MTTTSDLHVVDTRPLVSPLLLHQELPLDLVALKTVADTRKRIQAILRGEDPRLLVIVGPCSVHDIASARDYARQLEPLRQRYAAQLEVVLRVYFEKPRTTVGWKGLINDPHLDGSYDINTGLRRARSLLLDLAREGMPTATELLDPVVPQYIADLISWTAIGARTTESQTHREMASGLSMPVGYKNGTDGSAKIAIHAMQAASRPHHFLGINRQGQASIVHTTGNPDGHLVLRGGNGCTNYHPEAVEEVAKELVKAGLVDRLMVDCSHDNSKKDFRRQSEVLQAVATQVRQGSTHLMGVMLESHLVEGNQKLPEDLSTLVYGQSITDACIDIETTATLLEDLAAAVASVTLSPIT from the coding sequence ATGACCACCACTTCCGACTTGCATGTGGTGGATACGCGGCCCTTGGTGTCGCCGCTCTTGCTTCATCAGGAGCTGCCCCTTGATCTAGTGGCTCTCAAAACCGTTGCAGATACTCGTAAGCGCATCCAGGCAATTCTGCGTGGTGAGGATCCCCGCTTGCTGGTGATTGTTGGTCCCTGCTCGGTTCATGACATTGCCTCTGCAAGGGACTATGCCCGTCAGTTGGAGCCATTGCGACAGCGATATGCCGCCCAGTTGGAGGTGGTTTTGCGGGTCTATTTCGAAAAACCTCGCACCACAGTTGGCTGGAAAGGTCTCATCAATGATCCCCATCTCGATGGTTCCTATGACATCAACACTGGCTTGAGGCGTGCGCGGTCGTTGTTGCTCGACCTTGCTCGCGAGGGTATGCCGACGGCCACTGAATTGCTGGATCCGGTTGTGCCTCAATACATCGCTGATTTGATCAGTTGGACGGCGATTGGAGCCAGAACCACTGAGAGTCAGACCCATCGGGAGATGGCTTCTGGATTGTCAATGCCCGTCGGTTACAAAAACGGTACCGATGGCAGTGCCAAGATTGCGATCCATGCGATGCAGGCAGCATCTAGACCGCATCATTTTCTTGGGATCAATCGGCAGGGTCAGGCTTCGATTGTGCATACCACTGGAAACCCTGATGGCCATCTCGTGTTGCGGGGAGGTAATGGCTGTACCAATTACCATCCCGAAGCGGTGGAAGAGGTTGCAAAAGAATTAGTGAAGGCTGGCTTGGTTGATCGGTTGATGGTGGATTGCAGCCATGACAATTCGAAGAAAGATTTTCGGCGACAGTCAGAGGTGCTTCAGGCTGTTGCTACTCAGGTACGCCAAGGATCAACCCATCTCATGGGTGTGATGTTGGAAAGTCATCTTGTCGAGGGCAATCAGAAGTTGCCTGAAGACCTCTCTACTCTTGTCTATGGTCAAAGCATTACGGATGCTTGTATCGATATAGAGACAACGGCAACTCTCCTTGAGGATTTGGCGGCTGCAGTGGCTTCAGTGACGTTGTCACCAATAACTTGA